From Zerene cesonia ecotype Mississippi chromosome 16, Zerene_cesonia_1.1, whole genome shotgun sequence, one genomic window encodes:
- the LOC119833022 gene encoding thyrotroph embryonic factor-like, protein MALWTPYAEDTALDLSTKYKSESVPYYNTSYYPMYVPVPETSPLSSCSSFAPIPTSPPLRSGMISPPDSPVSVNERKRPSYMMDVDSLSDDPDFQAFERDALRAMAEKNGGTLLGNNPRMRRAVQTSQNADDSYRKQRERNNYAAKQSRDRRKLREIHLALKVTYLKNEVAKLKSQLASRACSRCQQPCIC, encoded by the coding sequence ATGGCCCTTTGGACGCCCTACGCTGAGGATACCGCCCTCGATCTCTCCACCAAGTACAAAAGTGAAAGTGTACCCTATTATAACACGAGTTATTATCCGATGTACGTGCCAGTGCCGGAGACATCGCCGCTATCCAGCTGTTCCAGCTTTGCGCCGATACCTACGAGCCCGCCCTTACGTTCCGGGATGATCTCCCCCCCGGACTCCCCGGTGTCCGTGAACGAGAGGAAGCGACCGAGCTACATGATGGATGTGGACTCGCTATCGGACGATCCTGACTTCCAGGCGTTCGAACGGGACGCGTTACGAGCTATGGCGGAGAAAAACGGAGGCACTCTACTCGGAAACAACCCAAGAATGCGCCGCGCCGTGCAGACCAGCCAGAACGCTGACGACTCATACAGAAAGCAAAGGGAGAGGAACAACTATGCGGCGAAACAGAGCCGAGATAGAAGGAAGCTGCGCGAGATCCATTTGGCGCTAAAAGTGACATATCTGAAAAACGAAGTCGCTAAATTGAAGAGTCAATTGGCGTCGAGAGCGTGCAGTAGATGTCAGCAACCTTGCATTTGTTAg
- the LOC119832856 gene encoding 40S ribosomal protein S12, mitochondrial produces MNFLRKGISLLSLGIRTQCATYQAITQAATLQPAVSQGLISRAMASLAQMHQTGPHIKYRKSRNPLNGNPFAKGVVLKTLIKKPKKPNSANRKCVLVRMSNGKEMVAYVPGIGHNLQEHNIVLVRVGRVKDCPGVKLKCVRGKYDLPHVIKQKV; encoded by the exons ATGAACTTTCTAAGGAAAGGAATCTCCCTCCTTTCCCTTGGAATAAGAACACAATGCGCCACCTATCAAG CGATAACTCAGGCCGCCACACTCCAGCCTGCAGTGAGTCAAGGCTTAATCTCGAGGGCCATGGCGTCCCTCGCGCAGATGCACCAAACGGGACCGCATATCAAATATAGGAAATCAAGAAACCCACTCAATGGAAATCCATTTGCGAAG GGCGTAGTGCTAAAGACACTGATCAAAAAGCCAAAGAAACCGAACTCGGCGAACCGCAAGTGCGTGCTCGTGCGCATGTCGAACGGCAAGGAGATGGTCGCGTACGTGCCGGGCATCGGGCACAACTTGCAGGAGCATAACATCGTGCTCGTCAGGGTTGGCCG TGTGAAAGATTGTCCTGGAGTGAAATTGAAATGTGTTCGAGGGAAGTACGATCTACCGCACGTCATCAAACAGAAGGTGTAG